The following proteins come from a genomic window of Winogradskyella sp. PC-19:
- a CDS encoding OmpA family protein: protein MKIPKIFFDLDKYDIKYVAEIQLQKVLAILNQYPTMSIDIRSHTDCRASYAYNERLSDNRAKATRMYLIDKGVAPNRLTAKGYGESQLVNDCGCEPTNESSCSELEHQKNRRSEFIITSINGKTCNE from the coding sequence TTGAAAATACCAAAGATATTTTTTGACCTGGATAAATACGATATTAAGTATGTGGCAGAGATTCAGCTTCAAAAAGTCTTAGCTATACTTAACCAATATCCAACAATGTCTATAGATATTCGTAGTCATACAGATTGTAGAGCCTCTTATGCATACAATGAAAGGTTGTCAGACAATAGAGCAAAAGCAACAAGAATGTACTTAATAGATAAAGGGGTAGCACCAAATCGATTAACAGCAAAAGGTTATGGAGAATCACAACTGGTAAATGACTGTGGTTGTGAACCTACTAATGAATCTAGTTGTTCTGAGTTAGAGCACCAAAAGAATAGACGTAGTGAATTTATTATTACAAGTATTAATGGAAAAACTTGTAATGAATAA
- a CDS encoding peptide chain release factor 3 produces MSFISELNRRRTFGIISHPDAGKTTLTEKLLLFGGAIQEAGAVKSNKIKKGATSDFMEIERQRGISVATSVLAFEYNGIKINILDTPGHKDFAEDTFRTLTAVDSVIVVIDVAKGVEEQTKKLVEVCRMRNIPMIVFINKLDREGKDAFDLLDEVEQKLGLKVCPMSFPIGMGYDFKGIYNLWEKNVNIFTGDPKKDIEDTVEITDLSSPELERLVGDSHANDLRDNIELVDGIYPEFNKESYLNGNQQPVFFGSALNNFGVRELLDCFVDIAPKPRPKQSEERLVAPDEDKFTGFVFKIHANMDPNHRNRLAFVKVVSGEFKRNTPYLHVRHNKKLKFSSPNAFFAEKKEIVDISYPGDIVGLQDTGNFKIGDTLTEGEIINYKGVPSFSPEHFRYINNADPMKSKQLYKGIDQLMDEGVAQLFSLELNGRKVIGTVGALQYEVIQYRLEHEYGAKCTYENLNVHKACWVQPENEKSEEFKDFKRVKQRFLAKDKSDQLVFLADSMFTLQMTEQKYPSIKFHYTSEYK; encoded by the coding sequence ATGAGCTTTATTTCAGAACTTAACAGAAGACGCACTTTTGGTATTATATCACACCCAGATGCAGGTAAAACAACACTTACCGAAAAACTCTTACTTTTTGGTGGTGCTATACAAGAAGCTGGCGCCGTAAAAAGTAATAAAATAAAAAAAGGTGCTACAAGTGATTTTATGGAAATTGAGCGTCAACGTGGTATATCGGTTGCGACCTCTGTTTTAGCCTTTGAATATAATGGCATTAAGATAAATATATTAGACACACCTGGTCACAAAGATTTTGCTGAAGATACCTTTAGAACACTCACTGCTGTAGATAGTGTTATTGTTGTTATTGATGTTGCAAAAGGTGTTGAGGAACAGACTAAAAAATTGGTAGAGGTTTGTCGTATGCGAAACATACCTATGATTGTTTTTATAAACAAATTAGATCGCGAAGGTAAAGATGCTTTTGATTTATTAGATGAAGTCGAACAAAAGTTAGGTCTTAAGGTATGTCCAATGAGTTTTCCTATTGGTATGGGTTATGACTTTAAGGGGATTTATAATTTGTGGGAAAAGAACGTTAATATTTTTACAGGAGACCCAAAAAAAGACATCGAAGATACGGTTGAAATTACTGATTTATCATCGCCAGAATTAGAGCGTTTGGTAGGAGACTCTCATGCTAACGATTTGCGTGATAATATCGAACTTGTTGATGGTATTTATCCAGAATTTAATAAAGAAAGTTACTTAAACGGAAATCAACAACCTGTATTTTTTGGTTCGGCATTAAATAATTTTGGGGTAAGAGAATTACTAGATTGTTTTGTAGACATTGCACCTAAGCCAAGACCAAAACAAAGTGAAGAACGCTTGGTTGCACCAGACGAAGATAAATTTACAGGATTTGTATTTAAAATACATGCCAATATGGACCCAAATCACCGCAATAGATTGGCATTTGTAAAGGTCGTATCAGGAGAATTTAAGCGTAACACACCTTACCTACATGTACGCCATAATAAGAAGCTAAAATTCTCTAGTCCAAACGCATTTTTTGCTGAGAAAAAAGAGATTGTAGATATCTCTTATCCAGGTGATATTGTCGGTTTACAAGATACTGGGAATTTTAAAATCGGAGACACTTTAACAGAAGGTGAAATTATTAATTACAAAGGTGTACCAAGTTTTTCGCCCGAGCATTTTAGATATATTAATAATGCTGACCCGATGAAATCTAAGCAACTTTACAAGGGTATTGATCAACTTATGGATGAAGGTGTTGCACAGTTATTTTCTTTAGAACTCAATGGACGAAAAGTTATAGGAACTGTTGGCGCCTTACAATATGAAGTTATACAGTATAGACTAGAGCATGAATATGGTGCAAAATGTACCTATGAAAACTTGAATGTCCATAAAGCTTGTTGGGTACAACCTGAAAATGAAAAAAGTGAAGAGTTTAAAGATTTCAAACGTGTCAAGCAACGTTTTTTAGCAAAAGATAAAAGTGACCAATTAGTATTTTTAGCTGATTCTATGTTCACATTACAAATGACTGAACAAAAATATCCTAGTATTAAATTTCATTATACTTCTGAGTATAAATAA